TACCTGCGCGGCGAGGCGGTGATCGAGGCCGCGCTGCGCACGGGCGCCCAGGCCATCCATCCCGGCTACGGCTTCCTTTCGGAGAATGCCGGCTTCGCCGAGGCTGTTGCGGCGGCGGGGCTGGTGTTCATCGGCCCGCCGGCCTCGGCCATGCAGCGCATGGGCAGCAAGGCTGGCGCCAAGCAGCTGATGGCCGCCGCCGGGGTGCCGGTGGTGCCCGGCTACAACGGCGAGGACCAGTCGGCCGCGACCCTGGCCGCCGAGGCACGGCGCACCGGCTTCCCGCTGATGGTCAAGGCCGCGCACGGTGGCGGCGGCAAGGGCATGCGCGTGGTGCACGCGCCGGAGGACTTCGCCGCCGCGCTGGAAAGCTGCCAGCGCGAAGCCCGCAATGCCTTCGGCCGCGACCGCGTGCTGCTGGAGCGCTATGTACGCTCGCCGCGGCATATCGAGATCCAGGTGTTCGCCGACAGCCATGGCCAGGTGATCCACCTCAACGAGCGCGAGTGCTCGGCCCAGCGCCGCTACCAGAAGGTGCTGGAGGAAGCGCCCTCGCCGTTCCTGACCCCGCAACTGCGTGCGGCGATGGGCGAGGCGGCGGTCGCCGCGGCGCGCGCGATCGGCTACGTCAACGCCGGCACCGTGGAGTTCATCGTCGATCCCGACGGCAACTTCTACTTCATGGAGATCAATACCCGGTTGCAGGTCGAGCACCCGGTCACCGAGATGGTCACCGGGCTGGACCTGGTCGAGTGGCAGCTGCGGGTGGCCGCGGGCGAGCCTCTGCCGCTGCAGCAGTCGCAGGTGCCGCAGCGCGGGCATGCGATCGAGGTGCGGCTGTACGCGGAGGATCCGGATTCGGGCTTCCTGCCGGCCTCCGGCACCCTGCGCACCCTGGCCCTGCCCTCGCCTTCGGACCACGTGCGGATCGATACGGGGGTCGAACAGGGCGATACGGTCAGCGTGTTCTACGACCCGATGATCGCCAAGCTGATCGTCCACGATGTCGACCGCCCCAGCGCGCTGGCAACCTTGCGCGCGGCGCTGGCCGAATGCCAT
This genomic interval from Pseudoxanthomonas suwonensis 11-1 contains the following:
- a CDS encoding acetyl/propionyl/methylcrotonyl-CoA carboxylase subunit alpha translates to MFERILIANRGEIACRVIRTCRRLGIGTVAVYSEADAGALHVRLADHAVCIGAAVPSESYLRGEAVIEAALRTGAQAIHPGYGFLSENAGFAEAVAAAGLVFIGPPASAMQRMGSKAGAKQLMAAAGVPVVPGYNGEDQSAATLAAEARRTGFPLMVKAAHGGGGKGMRVVHAPEDFAAALESCQREARNAFGRDRVLLERYVRSPRHIEIQVFADSHGQVIHLNERECSAQRRYQKVLEEAPSPFLTPQLRAAMGEAAVAAARAIGYVNAGTVEFIVDPDGNFYFMEINTRLQVEHPVTEMVTGLDLVEWQLRVAAGEPLPLQQSQVPQRGHAIEVRLYAEDPDSGFLPASGTLRTLALPSPSDHVRIDTGVEQGDTVSVFYDPMIAKLIVHDVDRPSALATLRAALAECHVAGLKTNIGFLEALTRHPAVVEGRIDTGYLDLHLEEFLHGAAAASGAGLATAAMAFLLRAQQEEAARASAGSDPYSPWALADGWRLHGRAARQLRLRCGDGVHEVLARGHGGDWQLLIDGQEHGVSGARSHGDRLELLLDGAGRRARMRFDGDTLELHDGHRRLQLQRMANERAGGDETAGDGQVRAPMPGRVVVVRVDAGQQVEAGAELLVMEAMKMELSVKAPRAGTVAALRAVAGDFVEAEAVLVVVGDAAEAA